Below is a window of Myxococcota bacterium DNA.
AGACGGCGCTCTCCTGGAACACGAAGACCCGCCGCCGGTCGGGACCACGGACCGGCTCGCCCTGCACGCGCACCCCGCCGGCGCTCGGGCGCAGGAAGCCGCCGATCACGTTCAAGAGCGTCGACTTGCCGCAGCCGGATGGGCCCACGATGCACACCAGCTCGCCCGTGGCGACCGAGAAGTCGATGCCGTCGAGCACGCGGATCGGCGCGCCGCCGGCGCTCGACGGATAGTCGACGCGCAGCCCGCGGACCTCGATCGCCTCAGTCACTCGTCTGCCCCGCCGCGGGGTCGCCGAAGCGCCAGCGCACCGACTCGAATCCTTCCAGCCTGCGCATCGCGCCGTCGAGCAGGAGCCCGATCACGCCGATGATGATCATGCCCGCGATCACCAGGTCGTAGCGGTTGCCCGCGTTGCGCGAGTCGATGATCAGATACCCCAGACCCGAACGCAGCGCGATCATCTCGGCCGCCACGACCACGAGCCAGGCCACGCCCAGCGCGATGCGCATGCCGACCAGGATCTGCGGCAGCGCGGCGGGAAACACCACGTGGCGCAGGAGCGCCCAGCGACTCACTCCGAAGTTCTCGGCCGCGCGCAGGTAGCGCGGCTCGATCGTGTGCACGCCCGAGGTGGTCTGAACGATCATCGGGAACACCGACGAGATGAAGATCAGGTAGATCGGCGAGGCGTTGCCCACGCCGAACCACAGGATCGCGATCGGGATCCAGGCGATCGGCGAGATCGGGCGCAGCACCTGGAACAGCGGGTTGAGCGTCGTGTAGGCCGCGCGCACACGGCCCATCCACAGCCCGAGCGGCACCGCGAACGCGAGCGCCAGCGAGAAGCCCACGGTGACTCGCAGGAGCGACGCCGCGATGTGCCGCCACAGCGTGCCGTTCGCGGCCAGCTCGACCGTGCCCGCGGCGACCTGCCCGGGCGTCGGGAAGATCGCGCTGTGCGTGGCCGCGACCAGCGCCCACCAGGCGGCCACCAGGGCGGCGGCGGCGGTCAGCGCCGGAAGAGCTTGCTTCCACCTGCCCATAGCGCTCTCGACCACCCCCTGAATCGCCATGCTACCCGGGCCCAGGGCGTTTCGGGCGTCGGCTGGACGACGACCGTGAGCTGCCCCGACAGATGCGCGGTGCAGGCGAAGGGATAGCTCGACGCGAGCGCGAACGGGAGTCGGAAGCTCTGGCCGGGCATCAACAGAGTCGGGCCGAAGGTCTGCGGCACGTCGTCCAGGTTTCGCAGCACCAACACGTCCTGGAGCCCGAGCGTGAGGTAGAGCGTGTCGGGCAGGATCTCGACCGGGTCACCGGCCATGCGCCGCGCCCAGGTGC
It encodes the following:
- a CDS encoding ABC transporter permease; the encoded protein is MGRWKQALPALTAAAALVAAWWALVAATHSAIFPTPGQVAAGTVELAANGTLWRHIAASLLRVTVGFSLALAFAVPLGLWMGRVRAAYTTLNPLFQVLRPISPIAWIPIAILWFGVGNASPIYLIFISSVFPMIVQTTSGVHTIEPRYLRAAENFGVSRWALLRHVVFPAALPQILVGMRIALGVAWLVVVAAEMIALRSGLGYLIIDSRNAGNRYDLVIAGMIIIGVIGLLLDGAMRRLEGFESVRWRFGDPAAGQTSD